A genomic stretch from Streptomyces sp. QL37 includes:
- a CDS encoding DEAD/DEAH box helicase: protein MHRLPAATLNEISELSRCSAVFLPADPARTGLIAFWNADGSTPPGEAGSPAELTVVGGDLRPCAVPALLLPVRDALPVLTRARADSRSSPSAAFWGAAGVLALQLVARGLLLPGLSPTDRDAWRAGPLTADDLERIRVLAASMPPDAHAVPLDPEAEPVMLAEPESQLRAFLDAVVDGLPRTPAGGAATGTPAFASREAQHLPALRPWVADVAAGHDAGVRLSLRVEVSGLSDADDAGHAPSFRAVLQIHSVQDPALVADAADVWADRSPAASLFGPRARMDALLALRRAARAWPPLAPLLSAAVPDAVEPADEEIAELLGPAARALAATGVQVHWPRELTGKLTARAVIGPQDEDGASARTGGDTPSFLSADALLAFDWRFALGGRNLSRAELDQLAEAGRPLVRLRDQWVLIDPEDARRARGTQDRKVTPIDALGAVLTGTTEVDGRRVEVAATGWLEQLRERIADPESGDRRAVGQPDALDASLRDYQLRGLNWLHTMTSLGLGCCLADDMGLGKTITLIALHLHRQGIESAAGPTLVVCPTSLMGNWQREIEKFAPGTPVRRFHGGSRSLEGLVDGEFVLTTYGTMRLDAARLAQTSWGIVVADEAQHVKNPHSATARQLRAVGGRARVALTGTPVENNLSELWAILDWTTPGLLGRLGTFRNRYASAVEGGNDPAAAERLASLVRPFLLRRRKSDPGIAPELPPKTETDRAVSLTAEQAGLYEAVVRETLDEISGADGFARRGLVMKLLTALKQICNHPAQYLKEEQPRIVDRSGKVELLDELLDTILAEGAGVLVFTQYVQMARLLEQHLAARGVPTQFLHGGTPVAEREAMVNRFQAGEVPVFLLSLKAAGTGLNLTRAGHVVHFDRWWNPAVEAQATDRAYRIGQTQPVQVHRLIAEGTIEDRIAAMLARKQGLADAVLGSGEAALTELSDAELAELVELRGGAR, encoded by the coding sequence CCTGCCTGTGCGGGACGCGCTGCCGGTCCTGACAAGGGCGCGGGCGGACTCCCGTTCGTCCCCTTCCGCGGCGTTCTGGGGCGCTGCCGGTGTCCTCGCGCTCCAACTCGTCGCGCGTGGACTGCTGCTGCCCGGGCTGAGCCCCACCGACCGCGATGCCTGGCGGGCCGGTCCGCTGACGGCGGACGACCTGGAGCGGATCCGGGTGCTGGCGGCCTCCATGCCGCCCGATGCTCATGCGGTGCCGCTCGACCCCGAGGCCGAGCCCGTGATGCTCGCCGAACCGGAGTCACAGTTGCGGGCGTTCCTCGACGCGGTGGTGGACGGACTCCCCCGCACCCCGGCTGGCGGCGCGGCCACGGGCACACCGGCGTTCGCCTCTCGCGAGGCGCAGCATCTGCCAGCACTCCGGCCGTGGGTGGCCGACGTCGCGGCCGGGCACGACGCGGGCGTGCGGCTCTCCCTCCGTGTCGAGGTCTCGGGACTGAGCGACGCGGACGACGCCGGCCACGCGCCCTCGTTCCGTGCCGTCCTGCAGATCCACAGCGTCCAGGACCCCGCCCTCGTGGCCGACGCGGCGGATGTGTGGGCCGACCGCTCCCCCGCAGCGTCGCTGTTCGGTCCGCGCGCCCGCATGGACGCCCTGCTCGCCCTGCGGCGTGCCGCCCGGGCCTGGCCCCCGCTGGCGCCCCTTCTGTCGGCCGCGGTTCCGGACGCGGTCGAGCCTGCCGACGAGGAGATCGCCGAGCTGCTCGGCCCGGCGGCCAGGGCCCTCGCCGCGACCGGCGTCCAGGTGCACTGGCCCAGGGAGCTGACGGGGAAGCTCACCGCACGAGCGGTGATCGGCCCGCAGGACGAGGACGGAGCGAGTGCGCGGACAGGAGGGGACACTCCGTCCTTCCTGTCGGCCGACGCGCTGCTGGCCTTCGACTGGCGCTTCGCGCTGGGCGGCAGGAATCTGAGCCGCGCGGAGCTCGACCAGCTCGCGGAGGCCGGCAGACCGCTGGTCAGACTGCGTGACCAGTGGGTGTTGATCGACCCGGAGGACGCCCGCCGGGCCCGCGGCACCCAGGACCGCAAGGTCACCCCCATCGACGCGCTGGGGGCCGTGCTGACCGGGACGACCGAGGTCGACGGGCGCCGGGTGGAAGTGGCGGCGACCGGCTGGCTGGAGCAGCTGCGCGAGAGGATCGCCGACCCCGAGTCGGGGGACCGCCGCGCGGTCGGACAGCCGGACGCGCTCGACGCGAGTCTGCGCGACTACCAGCTGCGTGGCCTCAACTGGCTGCACACCATGACCTCGCTCGGCCTCGGCTGCTGTCTCGCCGACGACATGGGGCTCGGCAAGACGATCACACTGATCGCCCTGCATCTGCACCGGCAGGGCATCGAGTCCGCTGCCGGGCCCACGCTCGTGGTGTGCCCCACCTCCCTGATGGGCAACTGGCAGCGGGAGATCGAGAAATTCGCCCCGGGGACACCGGTGCGTCGCTTCCACGGCGGCTCGCGCTCGCTGGAAGGCCTGGTGGACGGCGAGTTCGTTCTCACCACGTACGGCACCATGCGTCTCGACGCCGCGCGCCTGGCGCAGACGTCGTGGGGGATCGTCGTCGCCGACGAGGCGCAGCACGTCAAGAACCCGCACTCCGCGACGGCCAGGCAGCTGCGCGCGGTCGGTGGACGGGCCCGTGTCGCCCTCACCGGTACGCCGGTGGAGAACAACCTCTCCGAGCTGTGGGCGATCCTCGACTGGACGACCCCCGGGCTGCTCGGGCGGCTCGGTACCTTCCGCAATCGCTACGCGAGCGCGGTGGAGGGAGGCAACGACCCCGCCGCGGCCGAACGGCTCGCCTCGCTGGTCCGCCCGTTCCTCCTGCGGCGCCGCAAGTCCGACCCAGGAATCGCTCCGGAGCTTCCGCCGAAGACGGAGACCGACCGCGCCGTGTCACTCACGGCGGAGCAGGCCGGCCTGTACGAGGCGGTGGTACGCGAGACGCTCGACGAGATCTCCGGCGCGGACGGCTTCGCCCGGCGCGGGCTGGTCATGAAGCTGCTGACGGCGCTCAAGCAGATCTGCAACCACCCGGCGCAGTACCTCAAGGAGGAACAGCCGCGGATCGTGGACCGTTCGGGGAAGGTGGAGCTGCTGGACGAGCTTCTCGACACGATCCTGGCCGAGGGTGCCGGGGTGCTGGTGTTCACCCAGTACGTACAGATGGCCCGCCTCCTGGAACAGCATCTGGCCGCGCGCGGGGTGCCCACCCAGTTCCTGCACGGTGGCACGCCGGTCGCCGAGCGGGAGGCCATGGTGAACCGGTTCCAGGCGGGTGAGGTACCGGTCTTCCTGCTCTCGCTCAAGGCGGCGGGTACGGGGCTCAACCTCACCCGGGCCGGTCACGTCGTGCACTTCGACCGCTGGTGGAATCCTGCCGTGGAGGCGCAGGCCACCGACCGTGCGTACCGGATCGGGCAGACCCAGCCGGTGCAGGTGCACCGGCTGATCGCCGAGGGCACCATCGAGGACCGGATCGCCGCCATGCTGGCCCGGAAGCAGGGACTCGCGGACGCGGTACTCGGCAGCGGCGAGGCCGCGTTGACGGAACTGAGCGATGCGGAGCTGGCCGAGCTGGTCGAGCTGCGAGGGGGCGCACGATGA
- a CDS encoding SWF or SNF family helicase, whose translation MNEGYEPERTFAALPPAQGRGFASSWWGRAWLKALEDTALDGQQLKKGRRLAREGGVGAVSVRPGRITAVVQDRDSTAYRSDVLLQELTAEEWDRFLDMASERSGHIAALLDREMPPHLVEDAAAAGLELLPGIGDLEPECSCEAWDHCPHTGALCYQVALLLDQDPFVLLLLRGRDERRLLDELQVRSAARAVRGPGDGASAGRPASGPAPRGVRADEAYAARDILPPLPPPPPLPAEPGVPPSLDTETDPAGGVDPSALEFLAADSAARAYAMLVDALAAGHGQQPLAAVLTPEQDAVRLAADGRPDARLAARLGAVAGLGPAGLDVAVRAWRYGGATALTVCDGKWLPNPDELARARAQLASAWEEGEGPQLRAADNRWTVVGSAAQLRYGPDGRWWPYAKERGRWVPAGPAEVDPAAALAGVQSGS comes from the coding sequence ATGAACGAGGGTTACGAGCCGGAGCGCACGTTTGCCGCCCTGCCGCCCGCACAGGGCCGGGGGTTCGCCTCTTCCTGGTGGGGGCGGGCGTGGCTGAAGGCCTTGGAGGACACCGCACTCGACGGTCAGCAGCTCAAGAAGGGGCGGCGGCTCGCCCGGGAGGGCGGGGTCGGCGCGGTCTCCGTCCGGCCCGGCCGGATCACCGCGGTCGTTCAGGACCGCGACTCGACGGCGTACCGCAGTGATGTGCTGCTCCAGGAACTGACCGCGGAGGAGTGGGACAGGTTCCTGGACATGGCGTCCGAGCGGTCTGGACACATCGCCGCCCTGCTCGACCGCGAGATGCCGCCGCACCTGGTTGAGGACGCGGCCGCCGCCGGCCTCGAACTGCTGCCGGGCATCGGCGACCTGGAGCCGGAGTGCAGCTGCGAGGCCTGGGACCACTGCCCTCATACGGGTGCCCTGTGTTACCAGGTGGCGCTCCTGCTCGACCAGGACCCCTTCGTGCTGCTGCTGTTGCGGGGGCGCGACGAGCGGCGACTGCTCGACGAGTTGCAGGTGCGCAGCGCCGCCCGCGCGGTTCGCGGGCCGGGTGACGGGGCGTCGGCCGGGAGACCGGCGAGCGGTCCGGCACCGCGCGGGGTGCGGGCCGACGAGGCGTACGCGGCGCGGGACATCCTGCCGCCGCTGCCCCCGCCCCCTCCCCTGCCGGCGGAGCCGGGCGTGCCGCCGTCGCTGGACACGGAGACGGATCCTGCCGGAGGCGTCGACCCCTCGGCTCTGGAGTTCCTGGCGGCGGACAGCGCCGCGCGGGCGTACGCGATGCTTGTGGACGCGCTCGCGGCAGGGCATGGACAACAGCCACTGGCAGCCGTGCTGACGCCGGAGCAGGACGCCGTGCGGCTCGCCGCCGACGGCCGGCCCGACGCCCGTCTCGCGGCCCGTCTCGGCGCGGTGGCCGGCCTCGGACCGGCCGGGCTCGACGTCGCGGTGCGGGCCTGGCGATACGGCGGGGCGACCGCGCTGACGGTGTGCGACGGGAAGTGGCTGCCCAACCCCGACGAACTGGCACGCGCCCGGGCGCAGCTCGCCTCCGCATGGGAGGAGGGTGAGGGCCCGCAGCTCCGTGCCGCCGACAACCGCTGGACCGTGGTCGGTTCCGCCGCACAGCTGCGGTACGGGCCCGACGGACGATGGTGGCCGTACGCCAAGGAGCGCGGCCGGTGGGTACCGGCAGGCCCGGCGGAGGTCGATCCCGCGGCCGCCCTGGCCGGGGTGCAGTCCGGTTCCTGA
- a CDS encoding N-acetylmuramoyl-L-alanine amidase, with protein MQRRRILQSAAVTATAALLPASARAVAAPTADTDYPGAQWAPASTSNYTVADRPSEYSVDRIIIHVAQQTFTETIGIFRNPASEVSAHYVVRSGDGFVAQCVRERDVAWHAGNWDYNTPSIGIEHEGWVDQPSYFTHTMYERSARLTADICDRYGLAKDRAHIIGHHEVPGSDHTDPGVHWDWVRYIRLVNLV; from the coding sequence ATGCAGCGCAGACGGATTCTTCAGAGCGCCGCGGTGACGGCCACCGCGGCGCTCCTTCCGGCCTCGGCCCGAGCCGTGGCCGCGCCGACCGCGGACACGGACTACCCAGGTGCCCAGTGGGCTCCGGCGTCCACGTCCAACTACACGGTGGCGGACCGCCCTTCGGAGTACTCCGTCGACCGCATCATCATCCATGTCGCCCAGCAGACGTTCACCGAGACGATCGGCATCTTCCGGAATCCGGCCAGTGAGGTGTCCGCCCACTACGTGGTGCGTTCGGGGGACGGGTTCGTGGCCCAGTGCGTGCGGGAGCGGGACGTCGCCTGGCACGCGGGGAACTGGGACTACAACACGCCCAGTATCGGCATCGAACACGAGGGCTGGGTCGACCAGCCGTCGTACTTCACCCACACGATGTACGAGCGGTCGGCGAGGCTCACGGCGGACATCTGCGACCGTTACGGCCTGGCCAAGGACCGCGCGCACATCATCGGTCATCACGAGGTACCCGGCAGCGACCACACGGATCCCGGGGTCCACTGGGACTGGGTGCGCTACATCCGTCTCGTCAATCTCGTCTGA
- a CDS encoding serine/threonine-protein kinase — MSGQQQDRGNGSQIFQPLAGDDPTTIAGYRIAAKLGAGGMGKVYLSYTPGGRPVAIKVIRPEFGEDAEFRRRFAQEVQSAQRVQGLFTAPVIDADTKGAQPWLATAYVPGPSLADAVATHGALPVQAVLLLIAGMAEALHVIHGAGIVHRDLKPSNVLLAADGPRVIDFGIAYAADATSLTGSGVTIGTPSFMAPEQAAGRKVTPATDIFALGQVAAYAATGVPAFGEGTSHGVLYRIVHEEPDLTGVPERLTELVTRCLTKDPAGRPSIAEIIELCRTANAETVLRRPEDWLPAPVAADITVRAAAPAPAQTPPPPATAPGAAYSPTAPASPAAAAPPQGFGPPQSYPYHATQPSGPQGHAYAPTQQPSPSHPQSYPGPGRPMPAPVNQAAAPKKSAGRRALFIALAAALVFGIAGGGTAYLLSKDDEKQTQSGSSPQDGKKGTAGGTPDPDPDAKPADTSDGGAEEKPDPEPAEYNGINLTAGYHLTLADEDVRPQEGEDAGYELSYDTGGYLDAESTDGKLVLLDPSQVGSLEACRADTRFTENIDTEKLSKGRQVCVFTGSGHIGLVTVQGFSAEDSPSRYMTLDLTVWRNAAV; from the coding sequence ATGAGTGGTCAGCAGCAGGACCGGGGCAACGGCTCCCAGATCTTCCAGCCACTGGCGGGGGACGACCCAACCACGATCGCCGGATACCGGATCGCGGCCAAGCTCGGCGCGGGCGGGATGGGCAAGGTCTATCTCTCGTACACACCTGGCGGGCGGCCCGTAGCGATCAAGGTGATCCGCCCCGAATTCGGTGAGGACGCGGAGTTCCGGCGGCGCTTCGCCCAGGAAGTGCAGTCCGCGCAGCGGGTGCAGGGTCTGTTCACCGCGCCCGTGATCGACGCCGACACCAAGGGCGCACAGCCCTGGCTGGCGACCGCGTACGTGCCCGGCCCCTCCCTCGCCGACGCGGTCGCCACGCACGGAGCCCTGCCCGTACAGGCGGTGCTCCTGCTGATCGCGGGCATGGCGGAGGCCCTCCACGTCATCCATGGCGCGGGCATCGTCCACCGCGACCTGAAACCCTCCAACGTGCTGCTCGCCGCCGACGGGCCCCGTGTCATCGACTTCGGGATCGCCTACGCGGCCGACGCGACCTCTCTCACCGGCAGCGGGGTGACCATCGGCACGCCGTCGTTCATGGCGCCCGAACAGGCCGCCGGGCGCAAGGTCACCCCGGCCACGGACATCTTCGCCCTCGGCCAGGTCGCGGCGTACGCGGCGACGGGTGTCCCGGCCTTCGGCGAGGGGACCTCGCACGGGGTGCTCTACCGGATCGTGCACGAGGAACCGGACCTCACCGGGGTTCCCGAGCGGCTCACGGAGCTCGTCACCCGCTGTCTCACGAAGGACCCCGCGGGCAGGCCTTCGATCGCCGAGATCATCGAACTGTGCCGGACCGCGAACGCGGAGACGGTGCTGCGCCGTCCCGAGGACTGGCTTCCCGCACCGGTGGCCGCCGACATCACCGTACGGGCGGCCGCTCCGGCTCCCGCCCAGACCCCGCCGCCCCCGGCCACCGCCCCGGGCGCGGCGTACTCTCCCACCGCGCCGGCGTCCCCGGCAGCCGCCGCACCACCCCAGGGATTCGGGCCGCCGCAGTCCTACCCGTACCACGCCACGCAGCCGTCCGGCCCGCAGGGCCACGCCTACGCACCCACCCAGCAGCCGTCGCCGTCGCATCCGCAGTCGTATCCGGGGCCCGGCCGTCCCATGCCCGCCCCCGTGAACCAGGCCGCCGCGCCGAAGAAGAGCGCGGGGAGACGCGCGCTGTTCATCGCGCTCGCGGCCGCACTGGTCTTCGGCATCGCAGGCGGTGGCACGGCGTACCTGCTGAGCAAGGACGACGAGAAGCAGACACAGAGCGGGAGTTCGCCGCAGGACGGGAAGAAGGGGACTGCGGGTGGGACGCCGGACCCGGACCCGGACGCGAAGCCCGCTGACACCTCGGACGGCGGCGCGGAGGAGAAGCCCGACCCCGAGCCCGCCGAGTACAACGGCATCAACCTCACCGCCGGCTACCACCTGACCCTCGCGGACGAGGACGTGCGGCCCCAGGAGGGTGAGGACGCCGGGTACGAACTCTCCTACGACACGGGCGGATACCTCGACGCGGAGAGCACCGACGGAAAGCTGGTGCTGCTCGACCCGTCCCAGGTGGGTTCGCTCGAGGCCTGCCGGGCGGACACGAGGTTCACCGAGAACATCGACACCGAGAAGCTGTCGAAGGGTCGTCAGGTCTGCGTGTTCACGGGCAGCGGCCACATCGGACTCGTGACGGTGCAGGGTTTCTCGGCGGAGGACTCACCGAGCAGGTACATGACTCTGGACCTGACGGTCTGGCGCAACGCGGCGGTCTGA
- a CDS encoding MFS transporter, whose translation MTGSQAKSAPVAGSPERGHGNGIALLVIASCQLMVVLDVTIVNIALPHIQSSLGFSTESLSWVINAYTLTFGGLLLLGGRLGDILGRRRVFIFGVLLFVVASLLGGLSQDSWQLLAARALQGVGGAIASPTALSLITTTFREGPERNRAFGVFAAVSAGGSAIGLLAGGLLVEWLDWRWVLFVNIPIGLLIALGTPRHIKESERHPGHFDLLGALTSTLGMVLLVYGFIRASEDGWSDSLTLASFGAAVVFLLVFLAVERRSRQPITPLRMFSDRNRSGAYAMMLCLAAAMFGMFFFLTLFVQNVLDFSPLRAGLAFLPVSAIIAISAGLASRLLPRWGPKPFMVTGAILAAVGLGWLTQTDVHSTYLGSILGPILVFGFGMGMQFVSLTLMAVSGVSPREAGAASGVLNATQQVGGSLGLSILVTVFGTASRNEATDQIPRFLAEATPAQQLQFRRTGELPAPWGDQVLASGVSSAFIAAAVFSVVAALVALLVIQVRASDLERLRGGGAMGPPVSEQDTPDAVGGGGDPDTGRAGEARDAGAPTRRRDGGEGSPPLG comes from the coding sequence ATGACCGGATCGCAAGCGAAGTCTGCGCCGGTTGCCGGATCCCCGGAGCGGGGCCACGGCAACGGGATCGCCCTGCTCGTCATCGCCTCGTGTCAGCTGATGGTGGTCCTCGACGTCACCATCGTGAACATCGCTCTGCCGCACATCCAGTCCTCCCTCGGGTTCTCGACCGAGAGCCTGTCGTGGGTGATCAACGCCTACACCCTGACCTTCGGCGGGCTGCTTCTGCTCGGTGGACGGCTGGGTGACATCCTCGGGCGCCGCAGAGTCTTCATCTTCGGTGTGCTGCTCTTCGTGGTGGCCTCGCTGCTGGGCGGCCTTTCGCAGGATTCCTGGCAACTGCTCGCGGCGCGTGCCCTGCAGGGCGTGGGCGGGGCGATCGCCTCACCGACCGCACTCTCCCTCATCACCACGACCTTCCGCGAAGGACCCGAGCGGAACCGGGCGTTCGGTGTGTTCGCCGCGGTGTCGGCGGGCGGAAGCGCGATCGGCCTGCTCGCCGGAGGTCTGCTGGTCGAGTGGCTCGACTGGCGATGGGTGCTCTTCGTCAACATACCGATCGGCCTGCTGATCGCCCTCGGAACGCCTCGCCACATCAAGGAGTCCGAGCGGCACCCGGGCCACTTCGACCTCCTCGGGGCGCTGACGTCCACCCTGGGCATGGTGCTGCTCGTCTACGGCTTCATCCGGGCCTCCGAGGACGGCTGGAGCGACAGCCTGACCCTCGCCTCCTTCGGCGCCGCCGTGGTGTTCCTCCTGGTCTTCCTGGCCGTCGAGCGCCGGTCGAGGCAGCCCATCACGCCGCTGCGCATGTTCAGCGACCGTAACCGCTCCGGCGCCTACGCGATGATGCTGTGCCTGGCCGCGGCGATGTTCGGCATGTTCTTCTTCCTGACCCTCTTCGTGCAGAACGTCCTCGACTTCAGCCCCCTGCGCGCCGGACTGGCCTTCCTGCCCGTGAGCGCGATCATCGCGATCAGCGCGGGTCTCGCCTCACGGCTGCTGCCCCGATGGGGCCCCAAGCCCTTCATGGTGACGGGTGCGATCCTGGCCGCGGTGGGACTCGGCTGGCTCACGCAGACCGATGTCCACAGCACCTACCTCGGCAGCATCCTCGGTCCCATCCTGGTCTTCGGATTCGGTATGGGCATGCAGTTCGTGTCACTGACCCTGATGGCGGTCTCGGGTGTGTCGCCGAGAGAGGCGGGGGCCGCGTCCGGAGTCCTCAACGCCACCCAGCAGGTCGGCGGTTCGCTGGGGCTGTCCATCCTGGTCACGGTGTTCGGTACGGCCAGCCGCAACGAGGCGACGGATCAGATTCCCCGCTTCCTGGCCGAGGCGACCCCTGCACAGCAGCTGCAATTCCGCAGGACGGGTGAGCTCCCCGCGCCATGGGGCGACCAGGTACTGGCTTCCGGTGTCTCCAGCGCGTTCATCGCCGCCGCGGTCTTCTCCGTGGTCGCTGCGCTGGTGGCGCTGCTGGTCATCCAGGTCCGGGCCTCCGACCTGGAACGCCTGCGGGGCGGAGGGGCCATGGGCCCACCGGTGTCCGAGCAGGACACTCCGGACGCAGTCGGGGGCGGAGGGGACCCGGATACCGGCCGCGCCGGCGAGGCGCGCGACGCCGGAGCCCCGACACGAAGACGAGACGGAGGCGAAGGTTCCCCTCCACTTGGATAG
- a CDS encoding lytic polysaccharide monooxygenase auxiliary activity family 9 protein: MICHDRVNLGGWALRLGGVFVAAVLCLLPWTGTASAHGSVVDPASRNYGCWLRWGDDFQNPAMAQEDPMCWQAWQADPNAMWNWNGLYRNGSGGNFPAAVPDGQLCSGGRAESGRYNSLDSVGAWKTTDIAGDFTVKLYDQASHGADYFQVYVTRQGFDPATEALTWGDLQLVAETGSYAPSQNYEIPVSTSGLSGRHVVYTIWQASHMDQTYFLCSDVNFT, encoded by the coding sequence ATGATCTGTCATGATCGCGTCAATTTAGGCGGCTGGGCGCTGCGCCTGGGCGGCGTGTTCGTCGCCGCCGTCCTCTGTCTCCTCCCGTGGACGGGCACCGCGAGCGCCCACGGCTCCGTCGTCGACCCGGCCTCCCGCAACTACGGCTGCTGGCTGCGCTGGGGCGACGACTTCCAGAACCCGGCCATGGCTCAGGAAGACCCCATGTGCTGGCAGGCGTGGCAGGCCGACCCGAACGCCATGTGGAACTGGAACGGGCTGTACCGCAACGGATCCGGCGGCAACTTCCCGGCCGCTGTGCCCGACGGTCAGCTGTGCAGCGGCGGCCGGGCGGAGAGCGGGCGGTACAACTCCCTCGACAGCGTAGGCGCGTGGAAGACCACGGACATCGCCGGTGACTTCACGGTGAAGCTGTACGACCAGGCCAGTCACGGCGCCGACTACTTCCAGGTGTATGTCACCCGTCAGGGATTCGATCCCGCCACGGAGGCGCTGACCTGGGGCGATCTGCAGCTGGTCGCGGAGACGGGCAGCTACGCCCCCAGCCAGAACTACGAGATCCCGGTGAGCACCTCGGGTCTCAGTGGCCGCCACGTGGTCTACACGATCTGGCAGGCGTCGCACATGGATCAGACGTACTTCCTCTGCAGCGACGTGAACTTCACCTGA
- a CDS encoding DUF6131 family protein, whose protein sequence is MIIIGAILLILGLVTGVGVLWTIGIILLVIGLALWLLGAVGHAVGGRRHYW, encoded by the coding sequence ATGATCATCATCGGAGCCATCCTTCTGATTCTCGGCCTGGTGACGGGCGTCGGCGTCCTGTGGACCATCGGGATCATCCTGCTCGTGATCGGGCTCGCCCTGTGGCTCCTGGGTGCCGTCGGGCACGCGGTCGGAGGCCGCCGGCATTACTGGTGA
- a CDS encoding gas vesicle protein K: MTTSRLDVDSDQLGRDLVALVLTVVELLRQLMERQAIRRIDQGDLTDSQVDEIGTTLMLLDQRMAELCEQHGVRPEDLNLDLGPLGTLLPRD, from the coding sequence GTGACCACATCCCGACTCGACGTCGACTCGGACCAGCTGGGGCGTGATCTCGTCGCCCTGGTGCTGACGGTGGTGGAACTGCTGAGGCAGCTGATGGAGCGGCAGGCCATCCGACGGATCGACCAGGGGGACCTGACCGACAGCCAGGTGGACGAGATCGGCACCACGCTCATGCTGCTCGACCAGCGGATGGCCGAGCTCTGTGAACAGCACGGTGTGCGTCCCGAGGACCTCAACCTGGACCTGGGTCCGCTGGGAACGCTTCTGCCCCGGGATTGA
- a CDS encoding gas vesicle protein, translating into MEREVVPWDNPEPLSGPIGVPLVDLLDRVLATGVVISGDLVIAIADVPLVRLSLHALLSSVNERVPAPWADGGPL; encoded by the coding sequence ATGGAGCGCGAGGTGGTGCCCTGGGACAACCCCGAGCCGCTGAGCGGGCCCATCGGGGTGCCACTCGTCGATCTGCTGGACCGGGTCCTGGCAACGGGCGTGGTGATCAGCGGTGATCTGGTGATCGCGATCGCGGACGTTCCGCTCGTGCGGCTGTCGCTCCACGCACTGCTCTCGTCCGTCAACGAACGCGTTCCGGCTCCCTGGGCGGACGGAGGCCCGCTGTGA
- a CDS encoding GvpL/GvpF family gas vesicle protein, whose product MTERGPGQPSERSALYVFAVCDAPDPAVFADLQGVAAGEPLRLLRFGELTAIVQAVRAADFTDEVWQARMSDRDELERYARAHHDVVSAAAASCPTVPLPLATLYHGEDRARQALLDETVRFSTALERTAGHSEWGVKVYAADSPVADARTAPLRPEAPAARSRPAPGAGLAYLERKRGVQARREQRHEEALRLAETVDEAFGNLAAARRRLRLHAPELVGKGRVQVLNATYLVAEHRGAELQALTRALRDATGAGIDISGPWVPYSFVGEV is encoded by the coding sequence ATGACAGAGCGGGGACCCGGACAGCCTTCGGAGAGAAGCGCCCTCTACGTATTCGCGGTGTGCGACGCACCGGACCCGGCAGTGTTCGCGGACCTGCAGGGTGTCGCGGCGGGTGAACCGCTGCGACTCCTGCGTTTCGGTGAGCTGACCGCGATCGTGCAGGCCGTCCGGGCGGCCGATTTCACCGACGAGGTGTGGCAGGCCCGTATGTCGGACCGGGACGAGCTGGAACGCTACGCACGCGCGCACCACGACGTGGTGTCGGCAGCCGCCGCGTCTTGTCCCACCGTCCCTCTACCGCTCGCCACCCTCTATCACGGGGAGGACCGGGCCCGCCAGGCTCTCCTCGACGAGACCGTACGCTTCAGCACCGCTCTGGAGCGCACGGCAGGCCACTCGGAATGGGGAGTGAAGGTCTACGCGGCCGATTCCCCGGTGGCCGACGCGCGCACCGCTCCGCTCCGGCCGGAGGCGCCGGCCGCCCGTTCCCGTCCGGCTCCCGGTGCCGGACTGGCTTATCTGGAACGCAAGCGAGGAGTGCAGGCGAGGCGCGAACAGCGTCATGAGGAGGCCCTCCGGCTGGCCGAAACGGTGGATGAGGCGTTCGGGAACCTTGCCGCCGCGAGACGCCGACTGCGGCTGCACGCTCCCGAACTCGTGGGGAAGGGCCGCGTCCAGGTGCTCAACGCCACTTACCTCGTGGCCGAGCACCGCGGAGCCGAACTCCAGGCGCTCACCCGGGCGCTGCGGGACGCGACCGGGGCCGGGATCGACATCTCCGGACCCTGGGTGCCGTACTCCTTCGTCGGTGAGGTGTAG
- a CDS encoding gas vesicle protein, which produces MTDLDVGREAYPIPGPQNTNLADILERVLDKGIVIAGDIKIDLLDIELLTIRLRLFVASVDTAKKAGIDWWETDPALSSRAARNSLLDENRELRERLEALEAKTDEASDK; this is translated from the coding sequence GTGACCGATCTCGACGTCGGGCGGGAGGCTTACCCCATTCCGGGGCCGCAGAACACCAACCTCGCGGACATCCTCGAACGCGTCCTCGACAAGGGCATCGTCATCGCGGGGGACATCAAGATCGACCTTCTCGACATCGAGCTGCTCACCATTCGGCTCCGCCTGTTCGTGGCATCCGTCGATACCGCGAAGAAGGCCGGTATCGACTGGTGGGAGACGGATCCCGCGCTGAGTTCGCGCGCTGCCCGCAATTCCCTCCTGGACGAGAACCGTGAACTGCGCGAGCGTCTGGAAGCGCTCGAGGCAAAGACGGACGAGGCGTCGGACAAATGA